The following are from one region of the Cytobacillus firmus genome:
- a CDS encoding protein-glutamine gamma-glutamyltransferase yields the protein MIILSNNQNKPGASSFFGVQREIYLALDGSPETHQYDSMHELLFDILLRENIIKAARQLHGSRVEFAPFNTSRFNPRIWRRTKYGYLLDPTVLPSDAIMDVFTNSREYAFECTTAIVLIFYKAVLDSISVSRFNTLFQGLLVWDWNYDHDLSIVTKRGRNFIPGDVVYFYNPDYDHPVWTGENSVYLGGGMFFGHGVGMESEAGMIRALNTLRKPGATRDAYLISQHSRLNVKYLSQFAKRPLSIV from the coding sequence ATGATTATCCTTTCGAATAATCAGAATAAACCGGGGGCTTCCAGTTTTTTTGGAGTTCAGCGTGAAATTTATCTGGCGCTTGACGGCAGTCCCGAGACACATCAATACGATTCAATGCATGAACTGCTATTTGATATTCTTTTGAGGGAGAATATCATCAAAGCAGCCAGGCAGCTTCATGGTAGCCGTGTGGAGTTTGCACCCTTTAATACATCACGCTTCAATCCGCGCATATGGAGAAGGACAAAATATGGTTACCTGCTTGATCCAACTGTTTTACCGTCCGATGCAATCATGGATGTGTTCACGAACAGCCGGGAATATGCTTTTGAATGTACAACAGCCATTGTGCTGATTTTTTATAAAGCTGTATTGGATTCCATTTCTGTCAGCCGCTTCAATACACTATTTCAGGGACTTCTAGTATGGGATTGGAATTATGATCATGACCTGTCGATTGTTACAAAAAGAGGACGGAATTTCATACCTGGTGATGTAGTTTATTTTTACAATCCTGATTATGATCATCCTGTTTGGACAGGTGAGAATTCCGTTTATTTGGGCGGGGGCATGTTCTTTGGGCATGGAGTAGGCATGGAAAGCGAAGCAGGGATGATAAGAGCTCTTAACACGCTTAGAAAGCCAGGTGCTACAAGGGATGCTTATCTCATTTCACAGCATAGCCGATTGAACGTGAAGTATCTATCCCAGTTTGCCAAGCGGCCTTTATCTATAGTGTGA
- a CDS encoding 3-methyladenine DNA glycosylase, which yields MADHSNSEKNNSIEQEKKEENNRDIEPQREPEKPQEENRK from the coding sequence ATGGCGGATCATAGCAATTCAGAAAAAAACAATTCGATAGAACAAGAAAAAAAGGAAGAAAACAATAGAGATATCGAACCTCAAAGAGAGCCTGAAAAACCTCAGGAAGAAAACCGGAAATAA
- a CDS encoding carbon starvation CstA family protein: MATFLGSIVLLIAGYVFYSKIVERIFGINDSSPTPAYTEKDGMDFVPMSWWKGSLIQLLNIAGLGPIFGAIMGALYGPAAFIWIVAGSIFAGAVHDYFSGMLSLRHKGEQFPSIVGRYLGKPAKTFINIFSILLMVLVAAAFTAGPAQLISSITPLSFMASLLIIFAYFILAAVLPVNRIIGKIYPLFGAILIFMAVSIAVALLFSEKSIPNVTLSNLHPGELPIWPLLMVTISCGAISGFHSTQSPIVSRTLKKESDGRKVFYGAMIGEGIIALIWAAAGMTLFGGTGGLQDALAAGGPAGVVNEISGSLLGTFGGILAILGVIILPITTGDTALRSSRMMLAESLSSLIKMDGKWKAVITTLPVALPTLYLATIDYSFLWRYVGWTNQVTAAVMLWTATMYLLKNNKFHWISGVPALFMTGVVSTYIFYAPEGFQMDYQLSMMIGSVITLLITGWYVYQILKYKQLRKNNSSLKAA, encoded by the coding sequence ATGGCGACTTTTCTGGGTTCGATTGTTTTGCTGATTGCAGGTTATGTCTTTTATTCCAAGATTGTAGAGCGAATATTTGGTATAAATGACAGCAGCCCTACACCTGCTTATACGGAAAAAGACGGAATGGACTTTGTTCCGATGAGCTGGTGGAAAGGCAGCTTGATTCAGCTGTTGAATATCGCTGGGCTAGGTCCCATTTTTGGTGCAATTATGGGTGCATTATACGGGCCAGCAGCTTTTATCTGGATTGTTGCCGGCTCTATTTTTGCCGGGGCGGTTCATGATTATTTTTCAGGGATGCTTTCTCTCAGGCATAAAGGGGAGCAATTTCCAAGCATTGTCGGAAGATATTTAGGAAAACCGGCCAAAACGTTCATTAATATATTTTCAATTCTCTTAATGGTTCTAGTTGCCGCTGCATTTACTGCCGGTCCGGCCCAGCTGATTTCGAGCATAACTCCATTAAGTTTTATGGCATCATTGCTCATTATTTTTGCTTACTTTATCCTTGCAGCTGTTTTGCCTGTAAACAGGATAATCGGAAAGATTTATCCTCTATTTGGAGCAATATTAATTTTTATGGCAGTATCCATTGCAGTTGCATTGCTTTTCAGTGAAAAATCCATACCGAATGTGACACTGTCTAATCTTCATCCAGGTGAACTTCCAATCTGGCCTCTACTGATGGTCACCATTTCATGCGGAGCGATCTCAGGTTTTCATTCAACACAAAGTCCGATTGTCTCACGCACATTAAAAAAGGAAAGTGACGGAAGAAAGGTTTTCTATGGTGCCATGATTGGTGAAGGAATTATTGCCTTAATCTGGGCAGCAGCGGGCATGACCCTTTTCGGCGGAACTGGAGGTCTTCAAGATGCATTAGCGGCTGGTGGTCCAGCGGGAGTGGTTAATGAAATTTCCGGCAGCCTCCTTGGTACGTTTGGAGGCATCCTTGCTATACTGGGTGTAATCATCCTGCCGATTACAACCGGAGATACCGCCCTTCGTTCTTCAAGAATGATGCTGGCAGAATCACTTTCATCTTTAATAAAAATGGATGGGAAATGGAAGGCTGTCATCACCACCTTACCTGTGGCTCTTCCTACTTTATATCTGGCAACTATCGATTACTCATTCCTTTGGAGATATGTCGGATGGACAAACCAGGTTACAGCAGCGGTCATGCTTTGGACAGCCACTATGTATCTTTTGAAAAATAACAAATTCCATTGGATTAGCGGTGTTCCTGCATTGTTTATGACTGGAGTAGTATCCACCTATATCTTCTATGCCCCTGAAGGCTTTCAAATGGATTATCAGCTATCAATGATGATCGGATCAGTCATAACACTCTTAATTACCGGCTGGTATGTTTATCAAATCCTTAAGTATAAGCAGCTGCGCAAGAATAACTCCAGCCTAAAAGCTGCCTAA